A single genomic interval of Helianthus annuus cultivar XRQ/B chromosome 13, HanXRQr2.0-SUNRISE, whole genome shotgun sequence harbors:
- the LOC110919393 gene encoding UPF0481 protein At3g47200, translated as MLVQQNQTQGSTGVTIESVIDSIFVPGTNAVGDANANANVNDPLIRIPKVREMGRDTEDFKECYVPKIVSIGPYYFGDPRFQLFEQRKPVFAMSLLSGNKEALRRLYNKLFEMVQELRSFYAKDSTTEFCDNVFTKMMLLDGCFILQCIILHGDFQKWIKPDYQHEWIKLEEIDLIHYRDFLLLENQIPFKVLTEVMKLLNKENHLEKMIQRYLKNAICVSPQKPKLQKWLTSILCLRFDQSLHVERPKLQEMHTKPDHLLHLLHILHTGKVKHSKICMLIDHRCNFRNVSELVDLGIHFKPSDTRSFAYFVFSKGWWGFSPIVKLPPIDVTDGTRARLLNLAAYENCSRDKDRWVSSYISLLDSLIDDTADVKLLRKAWVLQTYMGSDEEVSKLFNGIGKELFMNFGYTVVMQEIQSHYGSLRNRLLSQLKHEYFRSPWAIFALLGALMALLLTGVQTYYTIWSPQGTCDDLCMFLKRNHHL; from the coding sequence ATGTTGGTGCAACAAAACCAAACCCAAGGGAGCACTGGGGTCACCATTGAATCGGTCATTGACTCAATTTTCGTCCCGGGTACCAATGCCGTTGGCGATGCCAATGCCAATGCCAATGTCAATGATCCCCTGATACGAATCCCCAAAGTTCGAGAAATGGGGAGGGATACCGAAGACTTCAAGGAATGCTACGTTCCAAAGATTGTCTCCATTGGTCCCTACTATTTTGGGGATCCGAGATTCCAGTTGTTCGAGCAACGCAAGCCTGTTTTCGCAATGAGTCTCCTTTCAGGCAACAAGGAGGCCCTAAGAAGGTTGTACAATAAGCTTTTTGAAATGGTGCAAGAATTAAGAAGCTTCTATGCAAAAGACTCGACAACCGAGTTTTGTGATAACGTCTTCACTAAGATGATGTTATTGGATGGTTGTTTTATTTTGCAATGCATAATACTTCACGGGGATTTTCAAAAATGGATAAAACCTGATTATCAACATGAATGGATAAAACTTGAAGAGATTGACCTTATTCATTATCGAGATTTTCTCTTATTGGAAAATCAAATTCCTTTCAAAGTTCTTACGGAGGTGATGAAGTTATTGAATAAGGAAAATCATCTTGAGAAGATGATACAAAGGTATCTCAAAAACGCTATTTGTGTATCTCCTCAGAAGCCGAAATTACAGAAGTGGTTAACATCAATACTTTGTTTACGATTTGATCAAAGTTTGCATGTAGAGCGGCCAAAGCTGCAGGAAATGCACACCAAACCCGatcatcttctccatcttctTCACATTCTTCATACAGGAAAGGTCAAACATTCCAAGATTTGTATGTTAATCGATCACAGGTGCAATTTTCGCAATGTTAGCGAGCTTGTGGATTTAGGGATCCATTTCAAGCCTAGTGACACTAGGTCTTTCGCTTACTTCGTGTTCTCTAAAGGCTGGTGGGGGTTTTCACCTATTGTAAAACTCCCTCCAATAGACGTGACTGATGGCACCCGGGCTAGGTTGTTAAACTTAGCAGCCTATGAAAACTGCTCACGTGATAAAGATCGATGGGTTTCATCGTACATATCTCTTCTTGATTCTCTGATTGATGACACTGCGGATGTTAAACTTCTTCGAAAAGCTTGGGTGCTTCAAACCTATATGGGCAGCGATGAAGAAGTCTCCAAATTGTTCAATGGAATCGGCAAGGAATTATTCATGAATTTTGGATATACAGTGGTTATGCAAGAGATACAAAGCCATTATGGAAGTTTGCGTAATAGACTATTATCCCAACTCAAGCATGAATATTTCAGGAGCCCATGGGCAATATTTGCACTACTTGGAGCTTTGATGGCTCTTTTACTTACTGGTGTTCAAACTTATTACACTATCTGGAGTCCCCAAGGCACATGTGACGATCTTTGCATGTTTTTGAAGAGGAATCATCACTTATAA